The DNA sequence TTGCAAATGACGTAAGAAAAGCTGCATCTGTTTTAGTAGGTGAAATAATGACAAAGAACGTAATAACAGTGGAAAAAGAAGTCTCAATTAATGATGCAGCAACATTAATGGATTCACATAAGATAAACAGACTCCCTGTGGTTGATGAAAACAATAAATTAGTAGGTATAGTAACAAGGGGAGATATTATAGGTGCTCTGGTGAAAAAGGAATGAGTAAAACCAAACGAATCGCCATATATGGTAAGGGAGGAATTGGAAAATCCACCATTGTCTCCAACATAGCTGCAGCATATTCTGAAGATTATAACGTTCTTGTTATTGGTTGTGACCCTAAATCAGACACAACACGAACTCTTGTAGGAAGAAGAATTCCCACAATTCTTGATATTCTAAAAGAAAAAAAAGACGTGTCTGTTGAAGATGTTCTTTTTGAAGGATATGGAGAAGTTCAATGTGTAGAAAGCGGAGGCCCTGAACCAGGTGTGGGATGCGCTGGAAGAGGTGTCATTGTTGCAATGGGTCTTTTAGATAAGCTCGGGACATTTTCTGATGATATAAACATTATTATTTATGATGTACTTGGAGATGTTGTTTGCGGAGGATTTGCAGTTCCACTTAGGGAAGATTTCGCTGATGAAGTTTATATTGTGACTTCTGGGGAATACATGGCATTATATGCTGCTAATAATATTTGTAAAGGTATTAAAAAGCTTAAAGGAAACCTTGGTGGAATTATCTGCAACTGCAGAGGAATTGAAAATGAACTTCAAATTGTAAGTGAATTTGCAAGTATGGTTGGAAGTAAGGTTATTGGAGTTATACCTCGAAGTGGGATGGTTCAAAAAAGTGAAATAGATGCAAAAACTGTTATTGAAAAGTTTGGGGAATCAAAACAGGCAGATTTATACAGAAAACTTGCAAAAGCAGTATACTCCAATGAAGATTTTGCTGTTCCTAAGCCAATGGATATAGAAGAATTCGATGAATTTTTTAGAAAATTCCAGTCTGATTAATTTATGATCAGGGGTTTAGAAAACCCACGACATTAAACATTTTATGTTTAAATCAACTTTCCCCTTAAAACATACACAAGGTAAATTATAATTAGCAATGCAAATGCTACATACATTATTTTTCTTGTACGCATTATTTTTCGCTGTCTTTCTGCAATCGCCTGTTCACATTTAGGAGAACAGAATCTTTCATCCATTGGAATTGGTGTTCCGCAGGTTGGACAGTGCTTATGTGGTTTTGTCATATTTTACACCTCTTTTTGACTTTAATTGAAATATAGTTAAATTTTTCTAATCATCAGGAACTATTGTTGTTCCTATTTTGCTATTTAAAGCCTTCAAGATGTTTTCAGGATTTTCACCATTAACAATTCTTGTTTTTATATTAGAACGCTTGATTATTTGAACTGCAGTCATATCAAAGAATTCATAAGTCCCTGCTTTCATTTCTTTACTGCTTAAAATGGACATCATTTCTGTAGGAGTAATTTTTTCATACATTTTTGCATCTTCAAACTTGTTAGGGTCTTTATTATATAATCCATCAACAGATGTGGCATTAATTAAAAGATCAGCACCTATAAACTCGGCAAGGATACTTCCAACAGCATCTGTACTGTGTGCAGGTTCTGTCCCTCCCATAATAACGATTCTGCCTGATGTTGCAAATTCCATTGCTTCATGGAAGTTCTTTGCAACCTCAGGATAAGCAACATCTCCAAGTGCCATGATCAAAAGCTTTGCATTTAAACGCGTGACTTCAATCCCCATATCATCACAGGCTGCTTCAGAGGCACCAAGACCTCTTGCAATTCCTATATATTGGCGAGCAGGCTTTCCGCCTCCAACTACTAAAAATAGTTCGTTTTTATTTTTCATTTCAATTAAAACGTCTGCATAATCTTTAAATATTTTAGGTTCCCCATCTTTTATTATTATAGATCCACCTACTGTAATCACAATTTTCATTTTATCACCGATAAAGAAATTCAGAGATTAATTATCTAAATCTGAATTAAATTTATTCTAATTTTATCCATTTCCATTATTTCAGTTTTACAGATAAATATAATTTCTTGAATAAATATAAAAACATGAATTAACTTAATCTAATTATATATTAGAGATAAATAAATAACTGTCTTTTAAATGTCTTTTAAAATTTGGTTAATCTCACAATTTTGAATTATTATTGATTAAATATTAATATACTTAAGGAGTGATTTTTTTGGCTGAAGTATCATCAAAAGAGTTATACGAGTTTAAAAAAACTATCGAAGAACTCGCAGATAAAAAAGGAAGAGGAACAGAACTTGTATCTGTGTACATCCCGCCAGATAAACAGATAAGTGATGTTGTAAAACACATGCGGGAAGAATTAAGTCAGAGTGCAAATATTAAGAGTAAACAGACAAAAAAGAACGTTCAATCAGCTATTGAGGTAATCATGCAGAGGTTAAAGCTTTTCCCAAAACCTCCAGAAAATGGACTTCTACTTTTTGTAGGGATGATCCCAAAAGGAGGTCCGGGAACAGAAAAAATGGAAACATTTGTTTTTGAACCTCCAGAACCAATACAAACCTACACTTACCACTGTAATTCAGAATTTTATCTGGAACCTCTTCAGGACATGATTGAAGTAAAAGAAACATATGGACTTGCAGTTTTAGACAGGAAGGAAGCTACCATTGCAACTTTGCGTGGTAAGCGTATAGATATTGTAAAAACATTAACCAGTGGTGTTCCAGGTAAGCACAAGGCAGGTGGACAATCTCAGCGAAGGTTTGACCGTTTAATAGAGCTTGCAGCTCATGAATTTTTAAAAAGGATAGGAGAGCACATGAACGATGCTTTTTTACAGATAGAAGATTTAAAAGGCATAATACTTGGTGGCCCGGGACATACAAAGGAAGATTTCTATAAAGGAGATTATTTACATTATGAACTCAAAAATAAAGTAATCACTACTGTTGATACTTCATATACTGGTGAATTTGGTATAAGGGAAGTAATTGATAAGTCCATGGATGTTTTAACTGAAATAGACATAATGAGAGAAAAAAAGCTTGTTCAAAGATTTTTAAGGGAATTGATAAATGAGGATGGACTTGCATCCTATGGTGAGGCTGAAGTCAGGAAAAACCTTGAAATGGGTGCTGTGGAGGTGCTTCTTTTATCTGAGGCCAGAGATATAATTGATGACTTTGTAGATATAGCTGAAGAAGTAGGTTCTGAAGTGGAAATTATTTCAGCTGAAACTGAAGAGGGAATGCAGCTATTGCGGGCGTTTGGTGGTATTGCTGCTATTTTAAGGTATCGTGTAAAATGAAGTGGACTGACGCCTAACAAATCCCTGACTACCCTAACCTACTCACACAGACCAGAGATTTCACCGGAACATTTCCAATTTCTGAAATTCCTTTTTTGTCAATAAGAACTACAACACCTGATGGATCTGCTCCAAG is a window from the Methanobacterium sp. genome containing:
- the pyrH gene encoding UMP kinase translates to MKIVITVGGSIIIKDGEPKIFKDYADVLIEMKNKNELFLVVGGGKPARQYIGIARGLGASEAACDDMGIEVTRLNAKLLIMALGDVAYPEVAKNFHEAMEFATSGRIVIMGGTEPAHSTDAVGSILAEFIGADLLINATSVDGLYNKDPNKFEDAKMYEKITPTEMMSILSSKEMKAGTYEFFDMTAVQIIKRSNIKTRIVNGENPENILKALNSKIGTTIVPDD
- the cfbC gene encoding Ni-sirohydrochlorin a,c-diamide reductive cyclase ATP-dependent reductase subunit; protein product: MSKTKRIAIYGKGGIGKSTIVSNIAAAYSEDYNVLVIGCDPKSDTTRTLVGRRIPTILDILKEKKDVSVEDVLFEGYGEVQCVESGGPEPGVGCAGRGVIVAMGLLDKLGTFSDDINIIIYDVLGDVVCGGFAVPLREDFADEVYIVTSGEYMALYAANNICKGIKKLKGNLGGIICNCRGIENELQIVSEFASMVGSKVIGVIPRSGMVQKSEIDAKTVIEKFGESKQADLYRKLAKAVYSNEDFAVPKPMDIEEFDEFFRKFQSD
- a CDS encoding DUF2116 family Zn-ribbon domain-containing protein, which encodes MTKPHKHCPTCGTPIPMDERFCSPKCEQAIAERQRKIMRTRKIMYVAFALLIIIYLVYVLRGKLI
- the prf1 gene encoding peptide chain release factor aRF-1; the protein is MAEVSSKELYEFKKTIEELADKKGRGTELVSVYIPPDKQISDVVKHMREELSQSANIKSKQTKKNVQSAIEVIMQRLKLFPKPPENGLLLFVGMIPKGGPGTEKMETFVFEPPEPIQTYTYHCNSEFYLEPLQDMIEVKETYGLAVLDRKEATIATLRGKRIDIVKTLTSGVPGKHKAGGQSQRRFDRLIELAAHEFLKRIGEHMNDAFLQIEDLKGIILGGPGHTKEDFYKGDYLHYELKNKVITTVDTSYTGEFGIREVIDKSMDVLTEIDIMREKKLVQRFLRELINEDGLASYGEAEVRKNLEMGAVEVLLLSEARDIIDDFVDIAEEVGSEVEIISAETEEGMQLLRAFGGIAAILRYRVK